Proteins encoded together in one Centropristis striata isolate RG_2023a ecotype Rhode Island chromosome 6, C.striata_1.0, whole genome shotgun sequence window:
- the snupn gene encoding snurportin-1 — protein MDDLTRALSASFAVSKEPNSTAAAHPRLAQYKSKFSVLEQSERRRRFLDLQKSKRLNYVNHARRLADGDWTGTDSDGEEEDMEKKEEGEKEKEEQEEEEEEGMEIERRKLPKHYANQLMLSEWLVDVPSELDTDWLMVVCPVGKRSLIVASKGSTAAYTKSGYCVNRFPSLLPGGNRHNSAMGKDYTILDCLYSEVDRTYFILDVMCWRGHPVYDCPTEFRFYWLQSKVQETDGLSEIAKRNPFRFVSLQSNACTPKLIQKALAAEYSFNVDGLLFYHRQTHYTPGSTPLVGWLRPYMVSDILGMEVPAGPLTAKPEYAGHQLQQILEHKKTSSEVRPANRSGGYELEHLSTPTPDGEGAMNFLNQKPIREANMEV, from the exons ATGGATGACCTGACCCGCGCCCTGTCGGCCAGCTTCGCCGTGTCCAAGGAGCCCAACAGCACGGCGGCGGCCCACCCTCGGCTGGCTCAGTACAAGAGCAAGTTCAGCGTGCTGGAGCAGAGCGAGCGCCGCCGCCGCTTCCTGGACCTgcagaaaag TAAAAGGTTAAACTATGTGAACCACGCGCGGCGTCTGGCTGACGGGGACTGGACGGGGACGGACAGCgacggagaggaggaggacatggagaagaaggaggagggggagaaggagaaggaggagcaggaggaggaggaagaagaggggatGGAGATCGAGAGGAGGAAGCTGCCTAAACATTACGCCAACCAG CTCATGCTGTCAGAGTGGCTGGTGGACGTGCCCTCAGAGCTCGACACTGATTGGCTGATGGTGGTCTGTCCTGTGGGGAAACGATCCCTCATCGTCGCCTCCAAG GGCTCCACTGCAGCGTACACAAAGAGCGGCTACTGCGTCAACCGCTTCCCCTCACTGCTGCCGGGAGGAAACCGCCACAACTCAGCCATGGGCAAAG actatACGATCCTGGACTGTCTGTACAGCGAGGTGGACCGGACCTACTTCATCCTGGACGTGATGTGCTGGCGAGGCCACCCGGTCTACGACTGCCCC ACGGAGTTCCGGTTCTACTGGCTGCAGTCCAAAGTCCAGGAGACAGACGGGCTGTCGGAGATCGCCAAAAGAAACCCT TTCCGGTTTGTGAGCCTGCAGAGCAACGCGTGCACGCCGAAGCTGATTCAGAAAGCGCTGGCAGCCGAGTACAGCTTCAAT GTGGACGGTCTGCTCTTCTACCACCGTCAGACCCACTACACCCCCGGCAGCACGCCTCTGGTGGGCTGGCTCCGCCCCTACATGGTGTCAGACATCCTGGGCATGGAGGTCCCGGCCGGACCCCTCACCGCCAAGCCGGAGTACGCGGGCCACCAGCTGCAGCAGATCCTGGAGCACAAGAAGACGTCGAGCGAGGTCCGGCCGGCCAACCGCAGCGGAGGCTACGAGCTGGAGCACCTGTCCACGCCGACCCCGGACGGCGAGGGAGCCATGAACTTCCTGAACCAGAAGCCGATCCGGGAGGCGAACATGGAGGTCTGA
- the snx33 gene encoding sorting nexin-33, producing the protein MSVKAKAIYTFQSENKEEISIQENEELVIFDENSVDGWFQGENSRGERGLFPASYVEIIRTRSNSNVTDCSISPAGSLGNDSSYFPSTPNTPIHLPPGYYDDDDDDWDDWDDRSTVVDDGDHHGRSPGANGHAHQSPLSNNPNVHYRAKPHMERQDSISSSRKGSMVGRNLNRFSSFVRSGVEAFVLGDVPMMAKIAESYTIEMAPLGPLWQESPQPFSCSIEDPTKQTKFKGIKTYISYRVTPSHIGRPVYRRYKHFDWLYNRLLHKFTVISVPHLPEKQATGRFEEDFIEKRKRRLILWMNHMTSHPVLSQYEGFEHFLMCADDKQWKLGKRRAEKDEMVGAHFMLTLTIPNEHQDLQDVEERVDTFKAFAKKMDDSVMQLTHVASELVRKHLGGFRKEFQRLGNAFQSISQAFTLDPPHSSESLNNAISHTGRTYENIGEMFAEQPKYDLFHMLDKLSLYQGLLANFPDIIHLQKGAFAKVKESQRMSDEGKMDQDEADGIRKRCRTVGFALQAEMSHFHQRREVDFKDMMQAYLTEQIAFYQRVVQQLERTLRMYDCL; encoded by the exons ATGTCGGTGAAAGCCAAAGCCATCTACACGTTCCAGAGCGAGAACAAAGAGGAGATCAGCATCCAGGAGAACGAGGAGCTGGTGATCTTCGACGAGAACTCTGTGGACGGCTGGTTCCAGGGGGAGAACAGCCGGGGCGAGCGCGGCCTCTTCCCCGCGTCGTACGTGGAGATTATTCGGACTCGCTCCAACTCCAACGTGACGGATTGCTCCATCAGCCCGGCCGGATCTCTGGGCAACGACTCCTCCTACTTCCCCTCCACGCCCAACACGCCGATCCATCTGCCGCCCGGTTACTACGACGATGACGACGACGACTGGGACGACTGGGACGACAGGTCGACGGTGGTGGACGACGGCGACCACCACGGCCGGAGCCCCGGCGCCAACGGGCACGCCCACCAGAGCCCGCTGTCCAACAACCCCAACGTGCACTACCGCGCCAAGCCGCACATGGAGCGGCAGGACAGCATCTCCAGCTCCAGGAAGGGCAGCATGGTGGGCCGCAACCTCAACAGGTTCTCCAGCTTCGTGCGCTCCGGCGTCGAGGCGTTCGTGCTGGGCGACGTGCCCATGATGGCGAAGATCGCCGAGTCGTACACCATCGAGATGGCCCCCTTGGGGCCGCTGTGGCAGGAGAGCCCGCAGCCGTTCTCCTGCTCCATCGAGGACCCGACCAAGCAGACCAAGTTCAAGGGAATCAAGACGTACATCTCGTACCGGGTCACGCCGAGCCACATCGGGCGCCCCGTCTACCGGCGCTACAAACACTTCGACTGGCTCTACAACCGCCTGCTGCACAAGTTCACTGTGATCTCCGTGCCCCACCTGCCCGAGAAGCAGGCGACGGGCCGCTTCGAGGAGGACTTCATCGAGAAGCGGAAGAGGCGGCTCATCCTGTGGATGAACCACATGACCAGCCACCCGGTCCTCTCGCAGTACGAAGGCTTCGAGCACTTCCTGATGTGCGCCGACGACAAGCAGTGGAAGCTGGGCAAGAGGCGCGCGGAGAAGGACGAGATGGTGGGCGCCCACTTCATGCTGACCCTCACCATCCCCAACGAGCACCAGGACCTGCAGGACGTGGAGGAGCGCGTCGACACCTTCAAGGCCTTCGCCAAGAAGATGGACGACAGCGTGATGCAGCTGACCCACGTGGCCTCGGAGCTGGTGCGGAAACACCTGGGCGGCTTCAGGAAGGAGTTCCAGCGGCTGGGGAACGCCTTCCAGTCCATCAGCCAGGCGTTCACGCTGGACCCGCCCCACAGCTCCGAGAGCCTCAACAACGCCATCTCCCACACGGGACGCACCTACGAGAACATTGGGGAAATGTTTGCGGAGCAACCTAAGTACGACCTCTTCCACATGCTGGACAAACTGTCGCTGTACCAGGGCCTGCTCGCCAACTTCCCCGACATCATCCATCTGCAGAAAG GGGCCTTTGCGAAGGTGAAGGAGAGCCAGCGGATGAGTGACGAGGGGAAGATGGACCAGGACGAGGCGGACGGCATCAGGAAGCGCTGCAGGACGGTGGGCTTCGCCCTCCAGGCCGAGATGAGCCACTTCCACCAGCGCAGAGAGGTGGACTTCAAAGACATGATGCAGGCCTACCTCACGGAGCAGATCGCCTTCTACCAGCGGGTGGTGCAGCAGCTGGAGCGCACGCTGCGCATGTACGACTGTCTGTAG